In the genome of Oncorhynchus mykiss isolate Arlee chromosome 18, USDA_OmykA_1.1, whole genome shotgun sequence, one region contains:
- the LOC110496285 gene encoding retinol dehydrogenase 12 isoform X1 codes for MWKELKKNQLVKYGAVTTVSTISYVLLRKWIAGGICHSRAKLHGRTVVITGANTGIGKETAWDMAMRGNVMRVFSDGRYCVFSGARVIMACRDLTRGEAAATEIRSSTGNTNVVVQQLNLASLGSVRQFAREFIATETRLDILINNAGIMLCPKSFTVDGFESQFAVNHLGHFLLTNLLLDMLKASSPSRVVTVSSIAHQGGKIHYDDLNFDKKGYNSVIAYKQSKLANLLFSRELARRTKGTGVTSYSLHPGVIRTELWRHSQSKYPMLSSMLSAPAWLLMKTPREGAQTTIYCAVTEGLEEKSGYYFSDCQVKEPAPEGRDDLAALRLWGVSAGLVGLN; via the exons ATGTGGAAAGAATTGAAGAAAAACCAGCTCGTCAAGTACGGCGCTGTGACCACAGTGTCAACCATCA GCTATGTTTTACTGAGAAAGTGGATCGCCGGTGGGATATGCCACAGCCGTGCCAAGCTGCATGGAAGGACTGTGGTGATCACTGGTGCCAACACTGGTATCGGCAAGGAGACGGCCTGGGATATGGCCATGAGAG GGAATGTGATGAGGGTGTTCTCAGACGGACGGTACTGCGTGTTCTCAGGAGCCCGGGTGATTATGGCTTGCCGAGACCTCACCAGGGGAGAGGCCGCTGCAACAGAGATCCGCAGTTCTACTGGAAATACTAACGTGGTGGTGCAACAACTAAACCTGGCCTCCCTCGGGTCAGTACGACAGTTTGCCAGGGAATTCATTGCCACGGAGACCCGTCTGGACATACTTATCAACAACGCAG GTATAATGCTATGTCCCAAAAGCTTCACAGTGGACGGGTTTGAGAGTCAATTTGCTGTCAATCACCTAGGTCACTTCCTATTGACCAATCTTCTCCTGGACATGCTGAAAGCCTCCAGCCCCAGCCGCGTCGTCACTGTGTCTAGCATCGCTCATCAAGGCG GGAAAATCCACTATGATGACCTTAACTTTGATAAGAAGGGGTACAACTCAGTAATTGCCTACAAGCAGAGTAAACTGGCCAACCTCCTCTTCTCCAGGGAGCTGGCACGAAGGACCAAAG GTACTGGAGTGACGTCGTATTCCCTGCACCCCGGGGTTATCCGGACAGAGCTGTGGCGCCACTCGCAGTCAAAGTACCCCATGCTGAGTTCCATGCTGTCAGCCCCCGCCTGGCTCCTGATGAAGACCCCCAGGGAGGGGGCCCAGACCACCATCTACTGCGCCGTCACTGAGGGGCTGGAGGAGAAGAGCGGCTACTACTTCAG TGACTGTCAGGTAAAGGAGCCAGCTCCTGAGGGGAGAGATGATCTTGCAGCACTGAGACTATGGGGCGTTAGCGCCGGGCTAGTGGGACTCAATTAA
- the LOC110496285 gene encoding retinol dehydrogenase 12 isoform X2 — protein sequence MWKELKKNQLVKYGAVTTVSTISYVLLRKWIAGGICHSRAKLHGRTVVITGANTGIGKETAWDMAMRGARVIMACRDLTRGEAAATEIRSSTGNTNVVVQQLNLASLGSVRQFAREFIATETRLDILINNAGIMLCPKSFTVDGFESQFAVNHLGHFLLTNLLLDMLKASSPSRVVTVSSIAHQGGKIHYDDLNFDKKGYNSVIAYKQSKLANLLFSRELARRTKGTGVTSYSLHPGVIRTELWRHSQSKYPMLSSMLSAPAWLLMKTPREGAQTTIYCAVTEGLEEKSGYYFSDCQVKEPAPEGRDDLAALRLWGVSAGLVGLN from the exons ATGTGGAAAGAATTGAAGAAAAACCAGCTCGTCAAGTACGGCGCTGTGACCACAGTGTCAACCATCA GCTATGTTTTACTGAGAAAGTGGATCGCCGGTGGGATATGCCACAGCCGTGCCAAGCTGCATGGAAGGACTGTGGTGATCACTGGTGCCAACACTGGTATCGGCAAGGAGACGGCCTGGGATATGGCCATGAGAG GAGCCCGGGTGATTATGGCTTGCCGAGACCTCACCAGGGGAGAGGCCGCTGCAACAGAGATCCGCAGTTCTACTGGAAATACTAACGTGGTGGTGCAACAACTAAACCTGGCCTCCCTCGGGTCAGTACGACAGTTTGCCAGGGAATTCATTGCCACGGAGACCCGTCTGGACATACTTATCAACAACGCAG GTATAATGCTATGTCCCAAAAGCTTCACAGTGGACGGGTTTGAGAGTCAATTTGCTGTCAATCACCTAGGTCACTTCCTATTGACCAATCTTCTCCTGGACATGCTGAAAGCCTCCAGCCCCAGCCGCGTCGTCACTGTGTCTAGCATCGCTCATCAAGGCG GGAAAATCCACTATGATGACCTTAACTTTGATAAGAAGGGGTACAACTCAGTAATTGCCTACAAGCAGAGTAAACTGGCCAACCTCCTCTTCTCCAGGGAGCTGGCACGAAGGACCAAAG GTACTGGAGTGACGTCGTATTCCCTGCACCCCGGGGTTATCCGGACAGAGCTGTGGCGCCACTCGCAGTCAAAGTACCCCATGCTGAGTTCCATGCTGTCAGCCCCCGCCTGGCTCCTGATGAAGACCCCCAGGGAGGGGGCCCAGACCACCATCTACTGCGCCGTCACTGAGGGGCTGGAGGAGAAGAGCGGCTACTACTTCAG TGACTGTCAGGTAAAGGAGCCAGCTCCTGAGGGGAGAGATGATCTTGCAGCACTGAGACTATGGGGCGTTAGCGCCGGGCTAGTGGGACTCAATTAA
- the LOC110496285 gene encoding retinol dehydrogenase 12 isoform X3: MIDRGYVLLRKWIAGGICHSRAKLHGRTVVITGANTGIGKETAWDMAMRGNVMRVFSDGRYCVFSGARVIMACRDLTRGEAAATEIRSSTGNTNVVVQQLNLASLGSVRQFAREFIATETRLDILINNAGIMLCPKSFTVDGFESQFAVNHLGHFLLTNLLLDMLKASSPSRVVTVSSIAHQGGKIHYDDLNFDKKGYNSVIAYKQSKLANLLFSRELARRTKGTGVTSYSLHPGVIRTELWRHSQSKYPMLSSMLSAPAWLLMKTPREGAQTTIYCAVTEGLEEKSGYYFSDCQVKEPAPEGRDDLAALRLWGVSAGLVGLN, encoded by the exons ATGATTGACCGTG GCTATGTTTTACTGAGAAAGTGGATCGCCGGTGGGATATGCCACAGCCGTGCCAAGCTGCATGGAAGGACTGTGGTGATCACTGGTGCCAACACTGGTATCGGCAAGGAGACGGCCTGGGATATGGCCATGAGAG GGAATGTGATGAGGGTGTTCTCAGACGGACGGTACTGCGTGTTCTCAGGAGCCCGGGTGATTATGGCTTGCCGAGACCTCACCAGGGGAGAGGCCGCTGCAACAGAGATCCGCAGTTCTACTGGAAATACTAACGTGGTGGTGCAACAACTAAACCTGGCCTCCCTCGGGTCAGTACGACAGTTTGCCAGGGAATTCATTGCCACGGAGACCCGTCTGGACATACTTATCAACAACGCAG GTATAATGCTATGTCCCAAAAGCTTCACAGTGGACGGGTTTGAGAGTCAATTTGCTGTCAATCACCTAGGTCACTTCCTATTGACCAATCTTCTCCTGGACATGCTGAAAGCCTCCAGCCCCAGCCGCGTCGTCACTGTGTCTAGCATCGCTCATCAAGGCG GGAAAATCCACTATGATGACCTTAACTTTGATAAGAAGGGGTACAACTCAGTAATTGCCTACAAGCAGAGTAAACTGGCCAACCTCCTCTTCTCCAGGGAGCTGGCACGAAGGACCAAAG GTACTGGAGTGACGTCGTATTCCCTGCACCCCGGGGTTATCCGGACAGAGCTGTGGCGCCACTCGCAGTCAAAGTACCCCATGCTGAGTTCCATGCTGTCAGCCCCCGCCTGGCTCCTGATGAAGACCCCCAGGGAGGGGGCCCAGACCACCATCTACTGCGCCGTCACTGAGGGGCTGGAGGAGAAGAGCGGCTACTACTTCAG TGACTGTCAGGTAAAGGAGCCAGCTCCTGAGGGGAGAGATGATCTTGCAGCACTGAGACTATGGGGCGTTAGCGCCGGGCTAGTGGGACTCAATTAA
- the LOC110496285 gene encoding retinol dehydrogenase 11 isoform X4: MAMRGNVMRVFSDGRYCVFSGARVIMACRDLTRGEAAATEIRSSTGNTNVVVQQLNLASLGSVRQFAREFIATETRLDILINNAGIMLCPKSFTVDGFESQFAVNHLGHFLLTNLLLDMLKASSPSRVVTVSSIAHQGGKIHYDDLNFDKKGYNSVIAYKQSKLANLLFSRELARRTKGTGVTSYSLHPGVIRTELWRHSQSKYPMLSSMLSAPAWLLMKTPREGAQTTIYCAVTEGLEEKSGYYFSDCQVKEPAPEGRDDLAALRLWGVSAGLVGLN, encoded by the exons ATGGCCATGAGAG GGAATGTGATGAGGGTGTTCTCAGACGGACGGTACTGCGTGTTCTCAGGAGCCCGGGTGATTATGGCTTGCCGAGACCTCACCAGGGGAGAGGCCGCTGCAACAGAGATCCGCAGTTCTACTGGAAATACTAACGTGGTGGTGCAACAACTAAACCTGGCCTCCCTCGGGTCAGTACGACAGTTTGCCAGGGAATTCATTGCCACGGAGACCCGTCTGGACATACTTATCAACAACGCAG GTATAATGCTATGTCCCAAAAGCTTCACAGTGGACGGGTTTGAGAGTCAATTTGCTGTCAATCACCTAGGTCACTTCCTATTGACCAATCTTCTCCTGGACATGCTGAAAGCCTCCAGCCCCAGCCGCGTCGTCACTGTGTCTAGCATCGCTCATCAAGGCG GGAAAATCCACTATGATGACCTTAACTTTGATAAGAAGGGGTACAACTCAGTAATTGCCTACAAGCAGAGTAAACTGGCCAACCTCCTCTTCTCCAGGGAGCTGGCACGAAGGACCAAAG GTACTGGAGTGACGTCGTATTCCCTGCACCCCGGGGTTATCCGGACAGAGCTGTGGCGCCACTCGCAGTCAAAGTACCCCATGCTGAGTTCCATGCTGTCAGCCCCCGCCTGGCTCCTGATGAAGACCCCCAGGGAGGGGGCCCAGACCACCATCTACTGCGCCGTCACTGAGGGGCTGGAGGAGAAGAGCGGCTACTACTTCAG TGACTGTCAGGTAAAGGAGCCAGCTCCTGAGGGGAGAGATGATCTTGCAGCACTGAGACTATGGGGCGTTAGCGCCGGGCTAGTGGGACTCAATTAA
- the LOC110496286 gene encoding vacuolar protein sorting-associated protein 45 isoform X1: protein MNVTLAVKQYISKMIENSGPGMKVLLMDKETTSIVSVVYTQSEILQKEVYLFERIDSQSRDNMKHLKAICFLRPTKENVENLIQELRRPKYSVYFIYFSNVISKSEIKALAEADEQEVVAEVQEFYGDFIAVNPHLFSLNLSGVARGRSWEPTLLPRTTQGLTSVLLALKKCPMIRYQLSSDMAKRLGESVKQIITKEYELFDFRKTEVPPLLLIMDRSDDAITPLLNQWTYQAMVHELLGLNNNRIDLSRVPGISKELKEVVLSAENDEFYANNLYLNFGEIGTNIKNLMEDFQKKKPKEQQKLESISDMKAFVDNYPQFKKMSGTVSKHVTVVGELSRLVSERHLMEVSEVEQELACQNDHSSASQNVRRLLQNPRVSELDAVRLVMLYALRYERHSSSILPSLMEELNRKGVSERHRRMVTSMVEYGGKRVRGSDLINPQDAVAITKQFFKGLKGVENVYTQHAPLLQETLDQLIKGRLKDSQFPYLGPSSLRDRPQDIIVFVIGGATYEEALAVYNLNRTMPGVRIVLGGTTIHNTKSFLEEVTLTAGAGQAERVQRAGGHPNRR from the exons ATGAATGTGACACTTGCTGTCAAGCAGTATATCTCCAAAATGATAGAAAACAGCGGGCCAGGAATGAAGGTTCTGCTCATGGATAAAGAGACG accagcaTCGTCAGTGTGGTCTACACTCAATCCGAGATCCTACAGAAGGAGGTCTACTTGTTTGAAAGAATCGACTCGCAGAGTCGAGACAACATGAAGCACCTCAAAGCCATCTGCTTCCTCAGGCCAACCAAG GAGAATGTGGAAAATCTGATACAGGAGCTCCGGCGACCAAAGTACAGTGTCTACTTCATCT ACTTCAGCAACGTCATCAGTAAGAGTGAGATAAAAGCCCTGGCTGAGGCGGATGAACAGGAGGTGGTTGCAGAAGTGCAG GAGTTCTATGGAGACTTCATTGCTGTGAACCCACACCTTTTCTCCCTCAACCTCAGTGGTGTCGCAAGG ggtcgTAGCTGGGAGCCAACTCTCCTACCACGTACCACCCAGGGTCTGACCTCAGTGCTGTTGGCCCTGAAGAAATGTCCCATGATCCGCTACCAGCTGTCCTCAGACATGGccaagagactgggagagagcgTGAAG caaaTCATCACCAAGGAGTATGAGCTGTTTGACTTCAGGAAGACAGAGGTGCCTCCTCTCCTGCTCATCATGGACCGCAGTGATGACGCCATCACCCCACTACTCAACCAG TGGACGTACCAGGCCATGGTGCACGAGCTGCTTGGCCTCAACAACAACCGTATTGACCTGTCCCGAGTCCCAGGGATCAGCAAGGAGCTGAAGGAGGTGGTGCTGTCTGCAGAGAACGATGAGTTCTATGCCAAC AATCTGTACCTGAACTTTGGAGAGATCGGCACAAACatcaagaacctgatggaggaCTTCCAGAAGAAGAAGCCCAAGGAGCAACAGAAGCTGGAGTCCATCTCTGATATGAAG GCGTTTGTGGACAACTACCCCCAGTTCAAAAAGATGTCTGGCACAGTGTCGAAGCACGTGACTGTGGTGGGCGAGCTGTCTCGCCTGGTGAGCGAGAGGCACCTGATGGAGGTGTCAGAGGTGGAGCAGGAGCTTGCCTGCCAGAATGACCACTCAAGCGCGTCACAG AATGTGCGTCGGCTGCTGCAGAACCCGCGGGTGAGCGAGCTGGACGCGGTGCGCCTGGTGATGCTGTACGCACTGCGCTACGAGAGACACAGCAGCAGCATCCTGCCGAGCCTCATGGAGGAGCTCAACAGGAAGGGCGTGTCAGAGAGGCATCGCAGG ATGGTAACGTCCATGGTGGAGTATGGGGGGAAGAGGGTGAGAGGAAGTGACCTCATCAACCCCCAAGACGCAGTTGCCATCACCAAACAGTTCTTCAAGGGGCTGAAG GGAGTTGAGAATGTGTACACGCAGCATGCACCGTTACTGCAGGAGACCTTGGACCAGCTGATCAAGGGGCGGCTGAAAGACAGTCAGTTCCCATACCTAGGACCCAGCTCCCTTCGAGACAG GCCACAGGATATCATAGTGTTCGTCATCGGAGGGGCCACCTATGAGGAAGCGCTGGCAGTCTACAACCTGAACCGCACCATGCCAGGGGTTCGGATCGTACTGGGCGGCACCACCATCCACAATACCAAGAG TTTCCTGGAGGAAGTGACATTGACGGCAGGTGCGGGCCAGGCCGAGAGGGTGCAGAGGGCGGGTGGTCATCCCAACAGACGCTGA
- the LOC110496286 gene encoding vacuolar protein sorting-associated protein 45 isoform X2, protein MIRYQLSSDMAKRLGESVKQIITKEYELFDFRKTEVPPLLLIMDRSDDAITPLLNQWTYQAMVHELLGLNNNRIDLSRVPGISKELKEVVLSAENDEFYANNLYLNFGEIGTNIKNLMEDFQKKKPKEQQKLESISDMKAFVDNYPQFKKMSGTVSKHVTVVGELSRLVSERHLMEVSEVEQELACQNDHSSASQNVRRLLQNPRVSELDAVRLVMLYALRYERHSSSILPSLMEELNRKGVSERHRRMVTSMVEYGGKRVRGSDLINPQDAVAITKQFFKGLKGVENVYTQHAPLLQETLDQLIKGRLKDSQFPYLGPSSLRDRPQDIIVFVIGGATYEEALAVYNLNRTMPGVRIVLGGTTIHNTKSFLEEVTLTAGAGQAERVQRAGGHPNRR, encoded by the exons ATGATCCGCTACCAGCTGTCCTCAGACATGGccaagagactgggagagagcgTGAAG caaaTCATCACCAAGGAGTATGAGCTGTTTGACTTCAGGAAGACAGAGGTGCCTCCTCTCCTGCTCATCATGGACCGCAGTGATGACGCCATCACCCCACTACTCAACCAG TGGACGTACCAGGCCATGGTGCACGAGCTGCTTGGCCTCAACAACAACCGTATTGACCTGTCCCGAGTCCCAGGGATCAGCAAGGAGCTGAAGGAGGTGGTGCTGTCTGCAGAGAACGATGAGTTCTATGCCAAC AATCTGTACCTGAACTTTGGAGAGATCGGCACAAACatcaagaacctgatggaggaCTTCCAGAAGAAGAAGCCCAAGGAGCAACAGAAGCTGGAGTCCATCTCTGATATGAAG GCGTTTGTGGACAACTACCCCCAGTTCAAAAAGATGTCTGGCACAGTGTCGAAGCACGTGACTGTGGTGGGCGAGCTGTCTCGCCTGGTGAGCGAGAGGCACCTGATGGAGGTGTCAGAGGTGGAGCAGGAGCTTGCCTGCCAGAATGACCACTCAAGCGCGTCACAG AATGTGCGTCGGCTGCTGCAGAACCCGCGGGTGAGCGAGCTGGACGCGGTGCGCCTGGTGATGCTGTACGCACTGCGCTACGAGAGACACAGCAGCAGCATCCTGCCGAGCCTCATGGAGGAGCTCAACAGGAAGGGCGTGTCAGAGAGGCATCGCAGG ATGGTAACGTCCATGGTGGAGTATGGGGGGAAGAGGGTGAGAGGAAGTGACCTCATCAACCCCCAAGACGCAGTTGCCATCACCAAACAGTTCTTCAAGGGGCTGAAG GGAGTTGAGAATGTGTACACGCAGCATGCACCGTTACTGCAGGAGACCTTGGACCAGCTGATCAAGGGGCGGCTGAAAGACAGTCAGTTCCCATACCTAGGACCCAGCTCCCTTCGAGACAG GCCACAGGATATCATAGTGTTCGTCATCGGAGGGGCCACCTATGAGGAAGCGCTGGCAGTCTACAACCTGAACCGCACCATGCCAGGGGTTCGGATCGTACTGGGCGGCACCACCATCCACAATACCAAGAG TTTCCTGGAGGAAGTGACATTGACGGCAGGTGCGGGCCAGGCCGAGAGGGTGCAGAGGGCGGGTGGTCATCCCAACAGACGCTGA